The proteins below come from a single Streptococcus porcinus genomic window:
- a CDS encoding MFS transporter produces MPNVQWLLLLRLLNGIFAGYVPNSTALIASQVPREKSGYALGTLATGVTAGTLIGPLIGGVLAEMVGFRLVFLLVGVILLICTMMTVLFVKEDFEPVKKAEVVPTRIILKRIKSPKMMTSLFVTSMIIQISAQSVAPILALYIRHLGQAENLMFVSGLIVSAMGVSSLLSSSILGKVGDVIGNHRMLLLALLYSFIMYFLTALARTSLQLGLLRFAYGFGVGALMPSINALLTCMTPKEGISRIFSFNQMFMNIGQVIGPFIGSNVAILMGYRSVFYVTSIIVLINLIWCTINFRKYIYVKDIV; encoded by the coding sequence ATTCCAAATGTACAGTGGCTACTATTACTTAGGTTACTTAATGGTATTTTCGCTGGCTATGTTCCGAACTCTACAGCCTTGATTGCTAGTCAAGTGCCTAGGGAAAAATCAGGCTATGCATTAGGAACCTTAGCAACAGGTGTGACTGCGGGGACTCTTATTGGGCCACTAATTGGTGGTGTCTTAGCTGAAATGGTAGGGTTTCGGTTGGTATTTTTATTGGTCGGTGTTATTTTGTTAATCTGTACTATGATGACCGTTTTATTTGTGAAGGAAGATTTTGAGCCGGTTAAGAAAGCAGAAGTAGTGCCAACACGTATTATTTTGAAACGGATCAAGAGTCCTAAAATGATGACGAGTCTTTTTGTAACTAGTATGATTATTCAAATTTCTGCTCAGTCTGTTGCCCCCATTTTAGCGCTATATATTAGACATCTTGGGCAAGCTGAAAATCTCATGTTTGTTTCGGGTTTAATCGTGTCGGCCATGGGGGTATCTAGTTTACTTAGTAGCTCAATATTAGGAAAAGTGGGTGATGTAATTGGTAATCATCGTATGCTATTATTGGCTTTGCTGTATAGTTTTATCATGTATTTTTTAACAGCCTTAGCTAGAACAAGCTTGCAATTAGGTTTGCTACGGTTTGCCTATGGTTTTGGTGTAGGAGCCCTGATGCCAAGTATTAATGCCTTATTGACTTGTATGACCCCTAAGGAGGGGATTTCACGTATCTTTTCTTTTAACCAAATGTTTATGAATATTGGGCAAGTGATTGGCCCCTTTATTGGCTCGAATGTAGCAATTTTAATGGGTTACCGTTCTGTTTTCTATGTGACTAGTATAATTGTCTTGATTAACCTGATTTGGTGCACCATCAACTTTAGAAAATATATATATGTTAAGGATATTGTGTGA
- a CDS encoding NAD(P)H-dependent oxidoreductase translates to MTEDIKKVIRDSYTFRTAVRVYNNQKIPQEDLDLILDAAWRSPSSVGLEGWRFVVLTNEVVKAELKKVAWGAQYQLETASHFILLLAERNARYDGESMRQSLVRRGISDEEAILKRLRTYEDFQKRDMKMADNPRALFDWTAKQTYIALGNMMTSAALIGIDSCPIEGFDYDKVNAILAKHGIIKPDKEGIASMLSLGYRLRDPKHPQNRKPRADVITYFD, encoded by the coding sequence ATCAAAAAAGTTATTAGAGACAGTTACACTTTTCGCACAGCGGTACGCGTCTATAATAATCAAAAAATCCCTCAAGAAGACTTAGATCTCATACTAGATGCCGCTTGGCGGAGCCCTTCTTCTGTGGGTTTAGAAGGCTGGCGTTTTGTTGTTTTAACGAATGAGGTAGTTAAAGCTGAACTTAAAAAGGTCGCTTGGGGTGCTCAATACCAATTAGAAACGGCTAGCCATTTTATCTTATTACTAGCAGAACGCAATGCTCGCTATGACGGTGAATCAATGCGCCAGAGTTTGGTGAGAAGAGGGATTTCGGATGAAGAAGCTATCCTAAAACGTTTAAGAACTTATGAAGACTTCCAAAAACGTGATATGAAAATGGCTGATAATCCCCGAGCACTCTTTGATTGGACAGCAAAGCAAACCTATATTGCCTTAGGCAACATGATGACAAGTGCTGCCTTAATAGGAATTGATTCCTGCCCAATCGAAGGTTTTGATTACGATAAGGTTAATGCTATCTTGGCTAAACATGGTATCATTAAACCTGATAAAGAAGGTATTGCTAGCATGCTATCACTAGGATATCGTTTGCGAGATCCTAAACATCCTCAAAATCGCAAACCGCGTGCAGACGTTATTACTTATTTTGACTAA
- the rnr gene encoding ribonuclease R, with protein sequence MKEKIMMYLKEHGKSNINDLAASLGMAGAKKFPSLIKEISKMESKRLLRFSDDGSIAIRKQGEKKKEITVQGVFRANKAGFGFLQVTDTEDDMFIGKNDVAYAIDGDLVEVVVKKPADRLKGTAAEAKVVGIVERALKTVVGKFVLDDEKPKYAGYIKSKNQKVQQKIYIKKEPVVLDGTEIIKVEIEKYPTRGHDYFIANVRDIVGHQGDVGIDVLEVLESMDIVSEFPEAVIAEANAISETPSDKDLVGRIDLRKEITFTIDGADAKDLDDAIHIKPLANGNYELGVHIADVSYYVTEGSALDQEAVARGTSVYVTDRVVPMLPERLSNGICSLNPNVDRLTQSAIMEIDSNGKVLNHQICQSVINTTFRMTYSAVNDMLAGDEEMLQEYAAISESVEHMAKLHTILERMRIKRGALNFDTSEARILVNEKGMPVDIVVRTRGIAERMIESFMLAANECVAEHFARGNYPFIYRVHEEPKSEKLQKFIDYASIFGIQIKGTAAKISQEALQDFMAKVDGKPGAEVLNMMLLRSMQQARYSETNHGHYGLAADYYTHFTSPIRRYPDLLVHRMIREYTQAAEDKRDHFAMVIPELASSSSRLERRAIDAERIVEAMKKAEYMEEYIGETFEGIISSVVKFGLFVELPNTIEGLIHVTTLPEYYNYNERTMTLQGEKSGKVFKVGQAIQVKLVKADKETGDIDFEYLPSEFDVVEKLTKPIKDKRRDRRQSTSSEEGRKGSSSQQSRDKKKQSSSARKGKGQASSHKPFYKDAAKKKKKRKG encoded by the coding sequence ATGAAAGAAAAAATTATGATGTATTTAAAGGAGCATGGCAAGTCAAACATTAATGATCTTGCAGCTTCTTTAGGGATGGCTGGAGCTAAAAAATTTCCTAGCCTTATAAAAGAAATATCTAAGATGGAAAGCAAGCGTCTCTTGCGTTTTTCTGATGATGGCAGTATCGCCATACGTAAACAAGGAGAAAAGAAAAAGGAAATTACTGTTCAAGGTGTTTTTAGAGCTAATAAAGCCGGATTCGGTTTCTTACAGGTCACAGATACAGAAGATGACATGTTTATCGGGAAAAACGACGTTGCTTATGCTATTGATGGAGATTTAGTAGAAGTAGTTGTTAAAAAACCAGCAGATCGGTTAAAGGGTACAGCTGCTGAAGCTAAAGTCGTTGGTATTGTTGAACGTGCTTTAAAAACAGTAGTTGGTAAATTCGTCTTGGATGATGAAAAACCTAAATATGCAGGCTATATTAAGTCGAAAAATCAAAAAGTTCAACAAAAAATCTATATTAAAAAAGAACCTGTAGTTCTTGATGGGACCGAAATCATCAAGGTCGAGATTGAAAAATACCCGACTAGAGGTCATGACTATTTTATTGCGAATGTCCGAGATATTGTTGGCCATCAAGGAGATGTTGGCATAGATGTTTTGGAAGTTTTAGAATCAATGGATATCGTCTCTGAATTTCCAGAAGCTGTGATTGCAGAAGCAAATGCTATTTCGGAGACACCAAGTGACAAAGATTTGGTAGGTCGTATTGATTTACGCAAGGAAATTACCTTTACTATTGACGGTGCAGATGCCAAAGATTTGGATGATGCTATTCATATTAAGCCTTTGGCGAATGGTAATTATGAATTAGGGGTTCATATTGCTGATGTTTCCTATTATGTGACTGAAGGCTCCGCTTTAGACCAAGAAGCTGTTGCCCGTGGAACATCTGTGTATGTCACTGACCGCGTTGTACCAATGTTGCCAGAGCGTTTGTCAAATGGTATTTGTTCTTTAAATCCAAATGTGGATCGCTTGACTCAATCAGCAATTATGGAGATTGATTCTAATGGGAAGGTTTTGAACCATCAAATTTGTCAGTCAGTTATCAATACAACTTTCCGAATGACTTACAGTGCTGTTAATGATATGTTGGCTGGTGATGAGGAGATGTTGCAAGAATATGCTGCTATTTCTGAATCTGTTGAGCATATGGCTAAACTTCATACGATTTTAGAAAGGATGCGCATTAAGCGTGGCGCCTTGAATTTTGATACTTCGGAAGCTAGAATTCTTGTTAACGAAAAAGGTATGCCTGTGGATATTGTTGTTCGTACTCGGGGAATAGCTGAGCGGATGATTGAGTCCTTTATGTTAGCAGCTAATGAATGTGTAGCCGAGCATTTTGCTCGTGGCAATTACCCCTTCATTTATCGTGTCCATGAGGAACCAAAATCAGAGAAATTACAAAAATTTATTGATTATGCTAGTATTTTTGGAATTCAGATTAAAGGGACAGCAGCTAAAATTAGTCAAGAAGCTCTACAAGATTTTATGGCTAAAGTTGATGGAAAGCCTGGAGCTGAAGTTCTTAATATGATGCTCCTTAGATCCATGCAACAAGCGCGTTATTCTGAGACCAATCATGGACACTATGGATTAGCTGCTGATTACTATACACATTTTACCAGTCCGATCCGTCGTTATCCTGACCTATTAGTCCATCGGATGATTAGAGAATATACTCAGGCAGCTGAAGATAAGCGTGATCATTTTGCGATGGTTATTCCGGAGTTAGCGTCTTCATCATCACGGTTAGAACGTCGAGCAATTGATGCAGAACGAATTGTAGAAGCAATGAAAAAAGCTGAATACATGGAAGAATATATAGGTGAAACCTTTGAGGGGATTATCTCTAGTGTTGTTAAATTTGGACTCTTTGTGGAATTGCCAAATACGATTGAAGGTTTGATTCATGTGACGACTTTGCCAGAGTATTATAATTACAATGAGCGCACAATGACTTTACAAGGTGAAAAGTCTGGCAAAGTATTTAAAGTTGGTCAAGCTATTCAGGTCAAATTAGTGAAAGCTGATAAAGAAACTGGTGATATTGATTTTGAATATCTTCCAAGTGAATTTGATGTCGTGGAGAAATTGACTAAGCCAATCAAGGATAAACGAAGAGACAGACGTCAATCGACATCTTCAGAGGAAGGCCGAAAAGGTTCCTCATCACAGCAATCAAGAGACAAAAAGAAGCAATCTTCCTCAGCTAGAAAAGGAAAAGGGCAAGCATCTTCACACAAACCATTTTATAAAGATGCTGCTAAGAAGAAAAAGAAAAGGAAAGGTTAA
- the rpmG gene encoding 50S ribosomal protein L33 yields the protein MRVKINLKCSECGSKNYLTSKNKTNHPEKIKVPKYCPKERKVTLHIET from the coding sequence GTGAGAGTTAAAATTAATTTAAAGTGTAGTGAATGTGGAAGTAAAAACTATTTGACAAGTAAGAACAAGACTAATCATCCCGAAAAAATTAAGGTTCCAAAGTATTGTCCTAAGGAGAGAAAAGTAACCTTACATATTGAAACTTAG
- the secG gene encoding preprotein translocase subunit SecG, whose translation MYNLLLTVLLVLSVVLIIAIFMQPQKNPSSNVFDSSGSEALFERTKARGFEAFMQRFTAVLVFLWLAIALVLAVLSSK comes from the coding sequence ATGTACAACTTACTACTCACAGTATTGCTTGTTTTATCTGTTGTATTAATAATAGCAATTTTTATGCAACCTCAGAAAAATCCAAGCAGTAATGTTTTTGATAGCAGTGGTTCAGAAGCTTTATTTGAGCGAACAAAAGCTCGTGGCTTCGAAGCATTTATGCAACGCTTTACAGCAGTACTAGTCTTTTTATGGCTAGCTATCGCACTTGTGCTTGCTGTTTTATCAAGTAAATAG
- the smpB gene encoding SsrA-binding protein SmpB, whose protein sequence is MAKGEGNLLAQNKKARHDYTIVETIEAGIVLTGTEIKSVRAARIQLKDGFAQIKHNEAWLVNVHIAPFEQGNIWNQDPDRTRKLLLKKREIQHLENELKGSGMTLVPLKVYLKDGFAKVLLGLAKGKHDYDKRESLKRKEQDRDIRRVMKSINTR, encoded by the coding sequence ATGGCAAAAGGTGAAGGAAATCTGCTAGCACAAAATAAAAAGGCAAGGCACGATTATACCATCGTAGAAACGATTGAAGCAGGAATTGTCTTAACTGGTACAGAAATTAAAAGTGTTCGCGCAGCTCGAATTCAATTAAAGGATGGCTTTGCCCAGATTAAACATAATGAGGCTTGGTTAGTCAATGTTCATATTGCTCCCTTTGAACAGGGCAATATTTGGAATCAGGATCCAGATAGAACGCGTAAGCTATTACTTAAAAAAAGGGAAATTCAACATTTGGAAAATGAACTAAAAGGTAGTGGTATGACCTTGGTTCCCTTAAAAGTTTACCTGAAAGATGGTTTTGCTAAAGTTTTACTTGGTCTTGCTAAGGGAAAACATGATTACGATAAGCGTGAAAGTTTGAAACGAAAAGAACAAGATCGTGATATTAGGCGGGTTATGAAAAGTATTAACACAAGATAA
- a CDS encoding VOC family protein has product MKALHTCIRVKNLEDSITFYTSAFPFKETRRRDFPDKQFTLVYLALEGEDYELELTYNYDHEAYDLGNGYGHIAIGSDQFKADYEKHVQAGYPVTDIKGLTATSAPYYFIQDPDGYKIEVIDINHK; this is encoded by the coding sequence ATGAAAGCTTTACATACTTGTATTCGTGTCAAAAACCTAGAAGACTCTATCACCTTCTATACTAGTGCCTTTCCTTTTAAGGAAACACGTCGAAGAGATTTTCCTGATAAACAATTCACACTGGTTTACCTTGCCTTAGAGGGAGAAGACTACGAATTAGAGTTAACATACAACTATGATCACGAAGCCTATGATTTAGGAAACGGTTATGGTCATATTGCAATTGGATCTGACCAATTCAAAGCTGATTACGAGAAACATGTTCAGGCAGGTTATCCAGTCACAGATATTAAAGGTCTAACAGCAACATCAGCGCCTTACTATTTCATTCAAGACCCTGATGGTTACAAAATTGAAGTGATTGATATCAATCACAAATAG